Proteins encoded within one genomic window of Jiangella mangrovi:
- a CDS encoding IS5 family transposase (programmed frameshift), producing MLGVVSRFQLLSDAQWALIADLLPARTGRRWRPFSDARAMVEAIVYRYRCGIAWRDLPGVFGPWQTVWTWHRRLAGDGTWDAVLARLTAAADQAGQLGWSVSVDSTIARAHQHATNMKRLAGAGSSYTFSTSEPPDHGLGRSRGGMSTKVHQLVDGHGLPLVIALSAGQAGDSPALLPLLGHLQVARPAGRPRTRPDALRGDKAYSSRAIRAHLRARGIKAVIPEPADQAGHRKRRGSRGGRPPAFDPDDYRGRNVVERSFNQLKQWRGLATRFDKLAIVYRAAVVLNAVISWTRHLSDTL from the exons ATGCTCGGGGTCGTGTCTCGGTTTCAGTTGCTCTCTGATGCGCAGTGGGCGTTGATCGCTGATCTTCTTCCGGCTCGTACGGGTCGGCGGTGGCGCCCGTTCTCCGACGCGCGGGCGATGGTGGAGGCGATCGTGTACCGGTATCGGTGTGGGATCGCCTGGCGGGACCTGCCGGGCGTGTTTGGGCCGTGGCAGACGGTGTGGACATGGCATCGGCGCCTGGCCGGCGACGGCACCTGGGACGCGGTGCTGGCCCGGTTGACCGCGGCAGCGGACCAGGCTGGGCAGCTGGGCTGGTCGGTGTCGGTGGATTCCACGATCGCTCGGGCTCATCAACACGCCACGAACATGAAACGCCTCGCG GGGGCTGGGTCGAGTTACACGTTCTCGACCAGCGAGCCGCCTGACCACGGTCTGGGCCGCTCCCGCGGCGGGATGTCGACCAAGGTCCACCAGCTCGTCGACGGGCACGGACTGCCGTTGGTGATCGCGCTCAGCGCCGGCCAGGCCGGCGACTCGCCGGCATTGCTGCCGCTGCTGGGGCACCTGCAAGTGGCGCGCCCGGCCGGGCGGCCCAGGACCCGGCCCGACGCGCTGCGCGGGGACAAGGCGTACTCGTCTCGCGCGATCCGCGCCCACCTGCGCGCCCGCGGCATCAAGGCCGTGATCCCCGAACCCGCCGACCAGGCCGGGCACCGCAAACGACGCGGCTCACGCGGCGGACGCCCACCGGCGTTCGACCCGGACGACTACCGAGGCCGCAACGTCGTCGAACGCTCCTTCAACCAGCTCAAACAGTGGCGAGGACTGGCTACCCGGTTCGACAAGCTCGCCATCGTCTACCGCGCCGCCGTCGTCCTCAACGCCGTCATCTCCTGGACCCGACATTTATCAGACACGCTCTAG
- the cobT gene encoding nicotinate-nucleotide--dimethylbenzimidazole phosphoribosyltransferase, producing the protein MTPTVEELIGSVTAVDGAAFEQARERHAGLAKPPGSLGRLEDLGAQLAAISGTCPPPIPAAPAVVVAAADHGVHAQGVSDWPQEVTAAMVATIAGGGAAVNAIARAVGARVVVADVGTLRLGPVPDGVRDERVRSGTRDLTVEPALTVDECRSAIRAGARVAADLVAGGTDLLVTGEVGIANTTASACLLAAFTGAEPAEVTGKGANLDHGRTPHKVDVVRSALARHRADTGVEARGALGTLASLGGLEHAALVGVMLASAAARVPVVVDGVITGSAALAAVALCPDVAGYLVAGHTSAEPGGRSLPDRLGQSALLDLRLRLGEGTGALLAVPLVQAAARVLTDMVTLADVTKSASP; encoded by the coding sequence ATGACGCCGACGGTCGAGGAGCTCATCGGATCGGTCACGGCGGTCGACGGGGCCGCCTTCGAGCAGGCGCGCGAGCGGCACGCCGGCCTGGCCAAGCCGCCGGGCAGCCTGGGCCGGCTCGAGGATCTCGGCGCGCAGCTGGCCGCCATCAGCGGGACCTGCCCGCCGCCGATCCCGGCCGCACCCGCCGTCGTCGTGGCCGCGGCCGACCACGGCGTGCACGCGCAGGGCGTCTCGGACTGGCCTCAGGAGGTCACCGCGGCCATGGTCGCCACCATCGCCGGCGGCGGCGCTGCGGTCAACGCGATCGCCCGCGCGGTGGGCGCCCGCGTGGTGGTGGCCGACGTCGGCACCCTGCGGCTGGGACCGGTGCCCGACGGCGTCCGCGACGAGCGGGTGCGCAGCGGCACGCGCGACCTCACCGTCGAGCCGGCCCTGACCGTCGACGAGTGCCGGTCGGCCATCCGGGCCGGCGCCCGGGTCGCGGCGGACCTCGTCGCCGGCGGCACCGACCTGCTGGTGACCGGCGAGGTCGGCATCGCGAACACGACGGCCTCGGCCTGCCTGCTGGCGGCGTTCACCGGCGCCGAGCCGGCCGAGGTGACCGGCAAGGGCGCCAACCTCGACCACGGCCGCACGCCGCACAAGGTCGACGTCGTCCGATCGGCGCTGGCCCGGCACCGGGCCGACACCGGCGTCGAGGCGCGTGGCGCACTCGGCACGCTCGCCTCACTCGGCGGACTGGAGCACGCGGCACTGGTGGGCGTCATGCTGGCCAGCGCCGCCGCACGCGTCCCCGTCGTCGTCGACGGCGTCATCACCGGCTCCGCCGCGCTGGCCGCCGTCGCCCTGTGCCCCGACGTGGCCGGCTACCTGGTGGCCGGACACACGTCGGCCGAGCCCGGCGGGCGCTCACTGCCCGATCGGCTCGGCCAATCCGCACTGCTGGACCTGCGGCTGCGCCTCGGCGAAGGCACCGGCGCGCTGCTGGCGGTTCCGCTGGTCCAGGCGGCGGCGCGCGTGCTCACCGACATGGTGACGCTCGCCGACGTGACGAAGAGCGCGTCGCCGTAG
- a CDS encoding cell division protein CrgA: protein MPKSRSRRKDDDYTPPERSELKDPSVSGRWVVPTMITLLVLGLVWIVVYYLVGDEIPIVDDLGGWNLLIGMGMITGGFMTATRWK from the coding sequence GTGCCCAAGTCTCGCAGCCGTCGCAAGGACGACGACTACACCCCGCCGGAGCGGAGCGAGCTCAAGGACCCGTCGGTCTCCGGTCGCTGGGTCGTCCCGACCATGATCACGCTGCTCGTCCTCGGACTGGTGTGGATCGTCGTCTACTACCTCGTCGGCGACGAGATCCCCATTGTCGACGACCTCGGCGGCTGGAACCTGTTGATCGGCATGGGCATGATCACGGGCGGGTTCATGACCGCTACCCGCTGGAAGTGA
- a CDS encoding DUF881 domain-containing protein — MDTISRPPQYTRAWKFLAPVVLAGCGVLLVTSAKAADGDDLRGSDIVEFSDLVRTEERRVQELQARVDDLSSDIEDLTASQGNSETEEIDSHTEELMPSAGLTPVEGPALSVTLDDAPIPGNLDEDSEFNIEDYIVHQQDLEGVINALWAGGAEAMTVMDQRIVSTSTVQCEGPVLLLNGRTFYPPYTVTAIGDADAMRDALNESLAVREYRRWADRVGLRYDVTDEGTVTMPAYNGTIQGGQTS, encoded by the coding sequence GTGGACACCATCAGCCGGCCGCCCCAATACACCCGAGCCTGGAAGTTCCTGGCTCCCGTGGTGCTCGCAGGCTGTGGTGTCCTGCTCGTCACCAGCGCCAAGGCCGCCGACGGCGACGACCTCCGCGGCAGCGACATCGTCGAGTTCTCCGACCTGGTCCGCACCGAGGAGCGGCGAGTCCAGGAGCTGCAGGCACGTGTCGACGACCTCAGCTCCGACATCGAGGACCTCACCGCCAGCCAGGGCAACAGCGAGACCGAAGAGATCGACAGCCACACCGAAGAGCTCATGCCGTCGGCCGGGCTCACCCCGGTCGAGGGGCCGGCGCTCTCGGTGACGCTCGACGACGCCCCCATCCCGGGCAACCTCGACGAGGACTCCGAGTTCAACATCGAGGACTACATCGTCCACCAGCAGGACCTCGAGGGCGTCATCAACGCCCTCTGGGCCGGGGGCGCCGAGGCCATGACCGTCATGGACCAGCGCATCGTCTCGACCAGCACCGTCCAGTGCGAGGGCCCGGTGCTGCTGCTCAACGGCCGCACCTTCTATCCGCCCTACACCGTCACCGCCATCGGCGACGCCGACGCCATGCGCGACGCTCTGAACGAGTCGCTCGCCGTCCGCGAGTACCGCCGGTGGGCCGACCGCGTCGGACTGCGCTACGACGTCACCGACGAGGGGACCGTCACGATGCCCGCCTACAACGGCACCATCCAAGGAGGCCAGACGTCGTGA
- the pknB gene encoding Stk1 family PASTA domain-containing Ser/Thr kinase codes for MNELRLLGDRYELGEVIGRGGMAEVRRGRDSRLGRTVALKMLRVDHASDATFQARFRREAQSAASLNHRNIVAVYDTGEDYVDGHRIPYIVMEYVEGQTLREMIQAHQRFTPERSIEVLVATLDALEYSHRAGIVHRDIKPGNIMITTGGEVKVTDFGIARSLADTGMALTQTAAVVGTAQYISPEQARGEQADARSDLYASGCVLYELLTGRPPFIGESLVSVAVSHVREQATPPSALDPNITPELDAIVMKSLAKDRLHRYQSAYEMRTDLERAAAGLPVAAAADTSAATQLIANAAPATMAAGAVPLDDETPYPDEYEDDEDERKGFSWWAVVLGALAVLAIAGLIGYLIFNSGGTAQATVPNLVGMTQEEAETRLASENLEPEIQSEPTDDEAQVGSVIRQDPRPSTQLDEGSTVTIVIGAEPESVPVPNVVGRPQAEAEQAIRDAGLQPGNVTQQDDEAEAGTVLATDPEGGTAIAPNSPVNLVISSGEVAAVVPNVVGMSEDAAVQALERANLVADVRTEETGDQPEGNVFRQEPGEGTELEEGDTVIIYVAQAPEEPTEDPTETDTPTDDPTGDPEGSDETGADAGNETGGDTGTDTGTDTGEETGSEPGNDNGEGGVLGP; via the coding sequence ATGAACGAGTTGCGTCTCCTCGGAGACCGCTACGAGCTGGGCGAGGTGATCGGCCGCGGCGGCATGGCCGAAGTCCGCCGTGGCCGCGACTCCCGGCTGGGGCGCACCGTCGCCCTGAAGATGTTGCGCGTCGATCACGCGAGCGACGCCACCTTCCAGGCCCGGTTCCGCCGCGAGGCCCAGTCGGCCGCGTCGCTCAACCACCGCAACATCGTCGCCGTGTACGACACCGGCGAGGACTACGTCGACGGCCACCGCATCCCGTACATCGTCATGGAGTACGTCGAGGGCCAGACGCTGCGCGAGATGATCCAGGCGCACCAGCGGTTCACGCCCGAGCGCTCCATCGAGGTCCTCGTCGCCACGCTCGACGCGCTCGAGTACAGCCACCGGGCCGGCATCGTGCACCGCGACATCAAGCCGGGCAACATCATGATCACCACCGGCGGCGAGGTGAAGGTCACCGACTTCGGCATCGCCCGGTCGCTGGCCGACACCGGCATGGCGCTCACCCAGACGGCCGCCGTCGTCGGCACCGCGCAGTACATCTCGCCCGAGCAGGCCCGCGGCGAGCAGGCCGACGCCCGCAGTGACCTCTACGCCAGCGGATGCGTGCTGTACGAGCTGCTCACCGGCCGGCCGCCGTTCATCGGCGAGTCGCTGGTGTCGGTCGCCGTCTCGCACGTGCGCGAGCAGGCCACGCCGCCGTCGGCGCTGGACCCGAACATCACGCCCGAGCTCGACGCCATCGTCATGAAGTCGCTGGCCAAGGACCGGCTGCACCGGTACCAGAGCGCCTACGAGATGCGCACCGACCTCGAGCGGGCCGCCGCCGGGCTGCCGGTCGCAGCCGCCGCCGACACCTCGGCCGCGACGCAGCTCATCGCCAACGCGGCCCCGGCCACCATGGCCGCGGGCGCCGTGCCGCTCGACGACGAGACCCCGTACCCCGACGAGTACGAGGACGACGAGGACGAGCGCAAGGGCTTCAGCTGGTGGGCCGTGGTCCTCGGCGCGCTGGCGGTGCTGGCCATCGCCGGGCTCATCGGCTACCTGATCTTCAACTCCGGCGGCACCGCCCAGGCGACCGTGCCCAACCTGGTCGGCATGACGCAGGAAGAGGCCGAGACCAGGCTGGCCAGCGAGAACCTCGAGCCGGAGATCCAGTCCGAACCCACCGACGACGAGGCACAGGTGGGCTCCGTCATCCGCCAGGACCCGCGCCCCTCGACCCAGCTCGACGAGGGCTCCACCGTGACCATCGTCATCGGCGCCGAGCCGGAGTCTGTCCCGGTGCCCAATGTGGTCGGCCGCCCGCAGGCCGAGGCGGAGCAGGCCATCCGTGACGCCGGGCTGCAACCCGGCAACGTCACGCAGCAGGACGACGAGGCCGAGGCCGGCACCGTCCTCGCCACGGACCCCGAGGGCGGCACGGCGATCGCCCCGAACAGCCCGGTGAACCTGGTCATCTCCAGCGGCGAGGTCGCAGCGGTGGTGCCGAACGTCGTCGGCATGAGCGAGGACGCCGCCGTCCAAGCCCTCGAGCGGGCCAACCTCGTCGCCGACGTGCGCACCGAGGAGACCGGTGACCAGCCCGAGGGCAACGTGTTCCGGCAGGAGCCCGGCGAGGGCACCGAGCTGGAAGAGGGCGACACCGTCATCATCTACGTCGCCCAGGCGCCCGAGGAGCCCACCGAGGACCCGACCGAGACCGACACCCCGACGGACGATCCCACGGGCGACCCGGAGGGCAGCGACGAGACCGGGGCCGACGCCGGCAACGAGACCGGCGGCGACACCGGGACGGACACCGGCACGGACACCGGTGAGGAGACCGGCTCCGAGCCGGGCAACGACAACGGCGAGGGCGGGGTCCTCGGCCCGTAG
- the cobC gene encoding Rv2231c family pyridoxal phosphate-dependent protein CobC, which produces MTSSTRAGRLTLVLGGQKSGKSGLAARRASASGRPVVVVAPAVVRDEEFKARVERHRADRPAHWRTLETFDLAGAVASAGEGAFVLVDALDTWLAETLESAGVFVGDEVPDAALRAAAEDGVVAALAAFTEAIAALDVDVLVIAGQPGLGVHAGGPGARLYVDVHGRAVQALSAAADEVLLVMAGRVVRLEPDTPSPDAVAPDAALLREHGDTQVPPGAVDLAVNVQPGPPSWLADRFAAAVRDLAGYPDDRRARAAAAARHGRPPEECVVVDGAAEAFWLLAQVLRPRLAACVHPSFTEPEAALRAVGTEVVRVGRDPERDWQLTPSSIPEAADLVVLGRPDNPTGTLDAADTVAALARPGRTVVVDEAFTEFLDDAGGLAGRRDLPGLVAVRSLTKLWGLAGLRVGYVVGPAPLLARLTAARQPWSVNTLALTAIEALTTPAAEDERRARAAAVAELRSGLLDALRSVPGLRVWDASANFVLIRSERPRLRDRLLRHGLAARRADTFPGLDDRYARVAVRDRDTNARLVAALHAIEEGGSA; this is translated from the coding sequence GTGACATCGTCGACGCGGGCCGGACGGCTGACGCTGGTGCTGGGCGGGCAGAAGTCCGGCAAGTCCGGGCTGGCGGCCCGCCGGGCGTCGGCCAGCGGGCGGCCCGTAGTGGTCGTCGCGCCGGCGGTCGTCCGCGACGAGGAGTTCAAGGCGCGGGTCGAGCGGCACCGCGCCGACCGGCCGGCGCACTGGCGCACGCTCGAGACGTTCGACCTCGCCGGGGCGGTGGCGTCGGCCGGCGAAGGGGCGTTCGTGCTGGTCGACGCGCTGGACACCTGGCTGGCCGAGACCCTCGAGTCGGCCGGCGTCTTCGTCGGCGACGAGGTGCCCGACGCCGCGCTGCGGGCCGCCGCCGAGGACGGCGTCGTCGCCGCGCTGGCCGCGTTCACTGAGGCGATCGCCGCCCTGGACGTCGACGTGCTGGTCATCGCCGGTCAGCCGGGGCTCGGCGTGCACGCCGGTGGCCCCGGCGCCCGCCTCTACGTCGACGTGCACGGACGGGCCGTCCAGGCGCTCTCCGCCGCGGCCGACGAGGTCCTGCTGGTCATGGCCGGCCGTGTCGTCAGGCTCGAGCCGGACACGCCGTCGCCCGACGCCGTCGCCCCGGATGCCGCCCTGCTGCGTGAGCACGGCGACACCCAGGTGCCGCCCGGCGCCGTCGACCTCGCCGTCAACGTGCAGCCGGGCCCGCCGTCCTGGCTGGCCGACCGGTTCGCGGCCGCGGTGCGCGACCTCGCCGGCTATCCCGACGACCGCCGCGCCCGCGCCGCCGCGGCCGCCCGGCACGGCCGCCCGCCCGAGGAGTGCGTCGTGGTCGACGGCGCGGCGGAGGCGTTCTGGCTACTCGCCCAGGTGCTCCGGCCACGCCTGGCCGCCTGCGTGCACCCGTCGTTCACCGAGCCCGAGGCCGCCCTGCGCGCCGTCGGCACCGAGGTCGTGCGGGTCGGGCGCGACCCCGAGCGGGACTGGCAGCTGACGCCGTCGTCGATCCCCGAGGCGGCCGACCTGGTCGTGCTCGGGCGCCCGGACAACCCGACCGGCACCCTCGACGCCGCCGACACGGTCGCCGCGCTCGCGCGGCCGGGCCGCACCGTCGTCGTCGACGAGGCGTTCACGGAGTTCCTCGACGACGCCGGCGGCCTGGCCGGGCGCCGCGACCTGCCCGGCCTGGTCGCCGTGCGCAGCCTGACGAAGCTCTGGGGGCTGGCCGGGCTGCGGGTCGGCTACGTCGTCGGTCCGGCCCCGCTGCTCGCGCGCCTGACCGCCGCCCGGCAGCCCTGGAGCGTCAACACACTGGCCCTGACCGCGATCGAGGCACTGACGACGCCGGCCGCCGAGGACGAGCGGCGGGCCCGGGCGGCCGCGGTCGCGGAGCTGCGCAGCGGCCTGCTCGACGCGCTGCGGTCCGTCCCCGGGTTGCGCGTCTGGGACGCATCCGCCAACTTCGTGCTCATCCGGTCCGAGCGCCCGCGCCTGCGCGACCGGCTGCTGCGCCACGGGCTGGCCGCGCGTCGTGCCGACACGTTCCCCGGTCTGGACGATCGCTACGCACGGGTCGCCGTCCGCGACCGCGACACGAACGCGCGGCTGGTCGCCGCGCTGCACGCCATCGAGGAAGGGGGGTCGGCATGA
- a CDS encoding peptidylprolyl isomerase, translating to MADELHATLHTNRGDITVVLLPNHAPKTVRNFVELAQGEREWVNPETGEKTTDKLYDGTVFHRVISGFMIQGGDPLGNGMGGPGYEFADEFHPELAFNKPYLLAMANAGPGTNGSQFFITVGQTPHLNRRHTIFGEVADQSSRDVVDAIATTPTDRSDRPLEPVVIESVTVTGG from the coding sequence GTGGCCGACGAGCTTCATGCCACCCTGCACACCAACCGCGGCGACATCACCGTGGTCCTGCTCCCGAACCACGCGCCCAAGACGGTGCGCAACTTCGTCGAGCTCGCGCAGGGCGAGCGCGAATGGGTCAACCCGGAGACGGGCGAGAAGACCACCGACAAGCTGTACGACGGCACGGTCTTCCACCGCGTCATCTCCGGCTTCATGATCCAGGGCGGCGACCCGCTGGGCAACGGCATGGGCGGCCCGGGCTACGAGTTCGCCGACGAGTTCCACCCCGAGCTGGCGTTCAACAAGCCGTACCTGCTGGCCATGGCCAACGCCGGGCCGGGCACCAACGGCTCGCAGTTCTTCATCACCGTGGGTCAGACGCCGCACCTCAACCGGCGGCACACCATCTTCGGCGAGGTGGCCGACCAGAGCAGCCGCGACGTCGTCGACGCCATCGCCACCACCCCCACCGACCGTTCCGACCGGCCGCTCGAGCCCGTCGTCATCGAGTCGGTCACCGTCACCGGCGGCTGA
- a CDS encoding rhomboid family intramembrane serine protease: protein MTGNAGGPAEPPASGGSAAPPTCYRHPDRETYIRCSRCEKPICPDCMIAAPVGYQCPQCVAEGRRGTRQARTALGATRREGNGNIVTLTLIGINVVIWVMGLVIGARGDSILADYARASGTNELAARLGLVLGDPSDSFRFGIVDGEWYRVLTATFTHVNVFHIALNMLALYMLGSSLEPVLGRSRFITLYLLSGLGGSAASLLMVSDPYAISIGASGAVYGLFGALFVVARKLGGDTRSILVVLALNLVLSFTISGIDWRAHLGGLAIGSALAAVYAYAPKEQRGLWAVIGSTSAAAVVALGLVLALV, encoded by the coding sequence ATGACCGGAAATGCCGGCGGACCGGCCGAGCCGCCCGCCAGTGGCGGCTCGGCCGCACCGCCGACCTGTTACCGCCATCCCGACCGCGAGACCTACATCCGCTGCTCGCGGTGCGAGAAGCCGATCTGCCCCGACTGCATGATCGCCGCTCCGGTCGGCTACCAGTGCCCGCAGTGCGTGGCCGAGGGCCGCAGGGGCACCCGTCAGGCCCGGACGGCGCTGGGCGCGACGCGGCGCGAGGGCAACGGCAACATCGTCACGCTCACGCTCATCGGCATCAACGTCGTCATCTGGGTGATGGGCCTGGTCATCGGCGCACGTGGCGACTCGATCCTCGCCGACTACGCCCGCGCCAGCGGCACCAACGAGCTGGCCGCCCGGCTGGGCCTCGTCCTCGGCGACCCCTCCGACTCGTTCCGGTTCGGCATCGTCGACGGCGAGTGGTACCGCGTGCTCACGGCGACGTTCACTCACGTCAACGTCTTCCACATCGCGCTGAACATGCTGGCGCTGTACATGCTCGGCTCGTCGCTCGAGCCCGTGCTGGGCCGGTCCCGGTTCATCACCCTGTACCTGCTGTCGGGCCTCGGTGGCTCGGCGGCGTCGCTGCTCATGGTCTCCGACCCGTACGCCATCTCCATCGGCGCGTCGGGTGCGGTGTACGGCCTGTTCGGCGCGCTCTTCGTGGTCGCCCGCAAGCTCGGCGGCGACACCCGCAGCATCCTCGTGGTGCTGGCCCTCAACCTGGTGCTCAGCTTCACCATCTCGGGCATCGACTGGCGGGCCCACCTGGGCGGCCTGGCCATCGGCTCGGCGCTCGCGGCGGTCTACGCCTACGCGCCCAAGGAGCAACGCGGGCTCTGGGCGGTCATCGGCTCCACCAGCGCCGCCGCGGTCGTGGCGCTCGGCCTCGTGCTCGCCCTCGTCTGA
- a CDS encoding peptidoglycan D,D-transpeptidase FtsI family protein, with protein sequence MNSPIRRISAGCLLLCIALLINATYVQAFWADDLNARSENRRVLLDEYSRERGPILLADDTPVAQSVPVDDEYQFLRQYPGEAIYAPLTGYYSYTFGRTALERAQNDILSGDDDRLFVRRLIDLVTGEEPRGGAVRLTIDPAAQQAAWDGLTDEGFKGAVVAIDVQTGAILAMVSTPSYDPNPMASHSFEVQQETRDALAADPDKPDLNRAIAQRLPPGSVFKLVTAAAALESGEFEPDTEVPGPADYDLPQSTRPLPNQNGEACLDGTPTLTEALRISCNTAFAYLGNELGDDALREQAEKFGFGTQPLTNDDMNAATSIFPPDPDEPQTALSAIGQFDVQATPLQMAMVSAAIANDGVLMEPYLVREVSGPDLVSPIERTEPEERTRAVSPETAEELTQMMVDVVENGTGENARIDGIEVAGKTGTAQSSPERPPYAWFTSFAPADEPSVAVAVVIEDAPDTARDDIGGGRLAAPIARAVMQAVLGS encoded by the coding sequence ATGAACTCGCCGATCCGGCGCATCTCCGCGGGCTGCCTGCTGCTCTGCATCGCGCTGCTCATCAACGCCACGTACGTGCAGGCGTTCTGGGCCGACGACCTCAACGCGCGGTCCGAGAACCGCCGCGTGCTGCTCGACGAGTACTCCCGCGAGCGCGGCCCGATCCTGCTCGCCGACGACACCCCCGTCGCACAGTCGGTGCCGGTGGACGACGAGTACCAGTTCCTGCGGCAGTACCCCGGCGAGGCCATCTACGCGCCGCTGACCGGCTACTACTCGTACACCTTCGGCCGGACGGCGCTCGAGCGGGCACAGAACGACATCCTGTCCGGCGACGACGACCGGCTGTTCGTCCGCCGGCTCATCGACCTCGTCACCGGCGAGGAGCCGCGCGGCGGGGCGGTCCGGCTGACCATCGACCCCGCGGCGCAGCAGGCGGCGTGGGACGGACTGACGGACGAGGGCTTCAAGGGGGCCGTGGTCGCGATCGACGTGCAGACCGGCGCCATCCTGGCCATGGTCAGCACGCCGTCGTACGACCCCAACCCGATGGCCAGCCACTCCTTCGAGGTCCAGCAGGAGACCCGCGACGCGCTGGCGGCCGACCCCGACAAGCCCGACCTCAACCGCGCCATCGCGCAACGGCTGCCACCGGGCTCGGTGTTCAAGCTGGTCACGGCCGCCGCCGCGCTCGAGTCGGGCGAGTTCGAGCCCGACACCGAGGTGCCCGGGCCGGCCGACTACGACCTCCCGCAGTCGACGCGCCCGCTGCCGAACCAGAATGGCGAGGCCTGCCTCGACGGCACGCCCACGCTCACCGAGGCGCTGCGCATCTCGTGCAACACCGCGTTCGCCTACCTTGGCAACGAGCTCGGCGACGACGCGCTGCGCGAGCAGGCCGAGAAGTTCGGCTTCGGCACCCAGCCGCTGACGAACGACGACATGAACGCGGCGACCAGCATCTTCCCGCCCGACCCCGACGAGCCGCAGACGGCGCTGTCGGCCATCGGCCAGTTCGACGTCCAGGCGACGCCGTTGCAGATGGCCATGGTGTCGGCGGCCATCGCCAACGACGGCGTCCTCATGGAGCCGTACCTGGTCCGCGAGGTCAGCGGTCCGGACCTCGTCAGCCCCATCGAGCGGACGGAGCCCGAGGAGCGCACCCGCGCCGTCTCGCCCGAGACCGCCGAGGAGCTGACGCAGATGATGGTCGACGTCGTCGAGAACGGCACCGGCGAGAACGCGCGGATCGACGGCATCGAGGTCGCCGGCAAGACCGGCACCGCGCAGAGCTCGCCGGAACGCCCGCCGTACGCGTGGTTCACGTCGTTCGCGCCGGCCGACGAGCCCAGCGTGGCGGTCGCCGTCGTCATCGAGGACGCGCCCGACACCGCACGCGACGACATCGGCGGCGGACGGCTCGCGGCCCCCATCGCCAGGGCGGTCATGCAGGCGGTGCTGGGATCGTGA
- a CDS encoding aminodeoxychorismate/anthranilate synthase component II, protein MSPRILVVDNYDSFVFNLVQYLAQLGAQCDVRRNDEIGSADGYDGILLSPGPGTPEKAGGCIELVHTLAGRTPIFGVCLGLQAIGVAYGATVGRAPELLHGKTSQVHHHGDGVLAGLPDPFTATRYHSLAVEPDTVPAELEVTARTAGGVVMAMRHRSLPVEGVQFHPESVLTEGGHRMLANWLAVCGDDGAVERSAGLAPVVAHGPAVDLPA, encoded by the coding sequence GTGAGCCCACGCATCCTCGTGGTCGACAACTACGACAGCTTCGTCTTCAACCTCGTCCAGTACCTCGCGCAGCTCGGTGCCCAATGCGACGTGCGCCGCAACGACGAGATCGGCTCCGCCGACGGCTACGACGGCATCCTGCTCTCCCCCGGTCCCGGCACGCCCGAGAAGGCCGGCGGCTGCATCGAGCTCGTCCACACGCTGGCCGGCCGCACGCCCATCTTCGGGGTCTGCCTCGGCCTGCAGGCCATCGGCGTCGCGTACGGCGCCACCGTCGGCCGGGCGCCGGAGCTGCTGCACGGCAAGACCAGCCAGGTCCACCACCACGGCGACGGCGTCCTGGCCGGACTCCCCGACCCGTTCACCGCCACCCGCTACCACTCGCTCGCCGTCGAGCCCGACACCGTGCCCGCCGAGCTCGAGGTCACGGCGCGCACCGCCGGCGGCGTGGTCATGGCCATGCGGCACCGGTCGCTGCCGGTCGAGGGGGTCCAGTTCCACCCCGAGTCGGTCCTGACCGAGGGCGGCCACCGCATGCTGGCCAACTGGCTCGCCGTCTGCGGCGACGACGGCGCCGTGGAGCGCTCCGCCGGGCTCGCTCCGGTCGTCGCGCACGGCCCGGCGGTCGACCTGCCCGCCTGA